The proteins below come from a single Eucalyptus grandis isolate ANBG69807.140 chromosome 3, ASM1654582v1, whole genome shotgun sequence genomic window:
- the LOC120291270 gene encoding uncharacterized protein LOC120291270, with protein sequence MRKQEEDKHEEWIEKKRNSLMIAATVIAAMAYQAGLNPPGGVWDNDQKAKDGSILHFAGTSILAANYRGGYPTFWISNTVSFLASLSTIFLLMSGLPLRKKVLMWILMATTWATITSMALTYLQSMTALLSLTTKPEDGKPNSRVVSYSLYVWIGIVAIVFLVHIVRFLAMVLRNVKDSQKLKKWISGCVSWCRSRGNIKIWCIHLVGQRITA encoded by the exons ATGAGGAAGCAGGAGGAAGACAAACACGAGGAATGGATCGAGAAGAAGCGCAATTCTCTGATG ATAGCTGCTACCGTGATCGCAGCCATGGCTTACCAAGCTGGCCTTAACCCTCCTGGCGGCGTGTGGGACAACGATCAGAAAGCAAAGGACGGTTCCATCTTACACTTCGCAGGAACATCGATATTGGCCGCAAACTATCGAGGGGGTTACCCAACGTTCTGGATAAGCAACACCGTCTCTTTTCTTGCATCCCTTAGCACAATCTTCTTGCTCATGAGTGGCTTGCCCTTGAGGAAGAAGGTTCTGATGTGGATTCTGATGGCCACAACGTGGGCGACCATCACTTCCATGGCGCTGACTTACCTTCAGTCCATGACGGCCCTCTTATCCCTGACAACGAAACCTGAAGATGGGAAGCCGAACTCAAGGGTGGTTAGCTACTCCCTGTATGTTTGGATCGGCATTGTAGCAATTGTTTTTCTAGTTCACATCGTTCGATTCCTCGCGATGGTCCTCCGGAATGTGAAAGATTCGCAAAAGCTCAAGAAGTGGATATCAGGGTGTGTGAGTTGGTGCAGATCTAGGGGCAATATCAAGATCTGGTGTATTCATCTGGTGGGACAAAGGATTACAGCATAG